In Sphingobacterium sp. lm-10, one DNA window encodes the following:
- a CDS encoding ankyrin repeat domain-containing protein: MTKYIWLIVVLFALAKQTSAQQEILFQAIQNNDTTKVKEYVTSGSSVDIVDARGYTPTILAAYHGNLRMLKLLLDHGANANRLDKMGNTALMGAAFKGYVDIAALLLAQGADVNQQNQNDATALIFAATFGQQKMVKVLLDAGADPLINDRFGKTALDHALLQQNNEIYQLLKTVGTPKKKENNGLVIN, encoded by the coding sequence TTCGGCTCAGCAAGAGATATTATTTCAAGCCATCCAAAACAATGATACGACAAAGGTGAAAGAGTACGTTACATCGGGAAGTAGTGTAGATATTGTGGATGCACGCGGGTATACCCCCACTATTCTAGCTGCTTACCATGGCAATCTGCGTATGTTGAAATTATTACTTGATCACGGAGCAAATGCCAATCGTTTAGATAAAATGGGCAACACCGCACTCATGGGTGCCGCTTTTAAAGGCTATGTAGACATTGCAGCCTTATTGTTAGCGCAGGGTGCAGATGTAAATCAGCAAAACCAGAATGATGCCACCGCATTGATTTTCGCTGCGACATTCGGTCAACAGAAAATGGTGAAAGTATTGTTGGATGCCGGTGCTGACCCCCTTATTAATGATCGATTCGGTAAAACAGCTCTTGATCATGCACTCCTACAACAAAATAATGAAATATATCAACTACTAAAGACAGTTGGTACTCCGAAAAAGAAGGAGAATAATGGTCTAGTGATCAATTAA
- a CDS encoding triple tyrosine motif-containing protein: MKFNFWFLLYVLCCCIYPASAQNTLGTPLLYSYSKAEFQGGSRTWQIGQDSRGLMYFANNEGLITYDGNRWGKHSISNQTIVRSLFIDGEDRVYVGGQGEFGYFQANISGYLVYTSVSERIDDKYAGFADVWNTVGFKNAIFFRSHEAIFRLLDGKITIYPATNRWEFMGSAGGRLFAQDTQMGLLEFRNGKWHALSGSPELKSELITAVIPKDNNRILVVTSTDKRYVLTENAYQRSKTQSGYTKNLYTPSVAKITDSAYVFATALEGCLIRDAEGNTLQRIGTTQGLPNNNVSTVFVDKQQNIWAGLDNAIALISYGSAIHYIRPSTEVDVTGYSAYVRKERLYIASSNGLFSAPLDRNKIDHSEAWGRFTLMEGTDGGEAWKLDEVNNHLWLGHNRGVFDVDDTKVTPIASETGTWLFLPWLGNNKASKEVTNTLLGTYQGLDLIAQPEGATSYHGALEGHRDSYRFMVRDTLHYIWASHPYRGIYRISIDVDRKKYSHQLFTERDGLPSSYQNYVFSWNNKAVFATENGVYYFDRPSKTFRPFEPLKIFAGMPIRYFKQDQAGNIWFSSAKKVGVAKYRARHHRYQLIYFPEIDGLYTTGFENIYPYNEKNTYLGAERGMLHINLDKYVDNIEKPTLVFSQVQSKGERDTLLYAGFGAYQFSKKYPTPSLDAHYDEFHFQYASPRYGASANLLYSYQLEGYDSRWSTWSNEQAKAYTNLPSGSYVFRVKAKNSLGLESDELTCKFTILAPWYATQIAWVIYTLLLLSFFFLAVRWQRSAWISRQEKHEEELARLRYIYQLELEKNEREIIKLQKEHLEDEVLIKTKELASTSMQLMENTGALHKLRMELAKMESGEADEADLKRVTALLKDVDKNTTHWDQFAVHFDELNDGFLQRLTSLHPSLSRNDLKVCAYLRLHFTTKQIAQLQNISVRGVEVHRYRIRKKLSVDTQISLSSYLNTL; encoded by the coding sequence ATGAAATTTAATTTTTGGTTTTTACTCTATGTCTTATGTTGCTGTATCTATCCAGCATCTGCTCAAAATACTTTGGGTACGCCTTTACTATATTCTTATTCTAAAGCGGAATTTCAAGGTGGAAGCAGGACTTGGCAAATTGGACAAGATAGCCGCGGCTTAATGTATTTTGCTAACAATGAAGGTCTAATTACCTACGACGGGAACCGTTGGGGTAAGCATAGTATTTCTAATCAAACCATTGTGCGCTCCCTATTTATTGATGGAGAGGATCGTGTGTATGTAGGTGGCCAGGGGGAGTTTGGTTATTTTCAGGCAAATATCTCTGGATATTTAGTGTACACCTCTGTTAGTGAGCGTATTGATGATAAATATGCAGGATTTGCCGACGTTTGGAATACGGTAGGATTTAAGAACGCTATTTTTTTTCGATCTCACGAAGCTATCTTTCGGCTCTTAGATGGCAAGATAACGATCTATCCTGCTACTAATCGCTGGGAATTTATGGGTAGCGCCGGTGGTCGATTATTCGCGCAAGACACTCAAATGGGATTGCTCGAGTTTAGAAACGGGAAATGGCATGCGCTATCCGGCTCCCCCGAATTAAAAAGTGAGCTTATTACGGCAGTGATCCCGAAGGATAACAACCGAATATTGGTTGTTACCTCTACGGATAAACGCTACGTGCTGACCGAGAATGCATACCAGAGATCCAAAACCCAATCAGGCTATACTAAAAATTTATATACCCCCTCTGTCGCGAAGATCACAGACAGTGCCTATGTGTTTGCCACTGCACTAGAGGGTTGCCTGATTCGGGATGCGGAGGGCAACACGTTGCAACGAATAGGTACCACACAGGGGTTACCAAATAATAACGTGTCGACAGTTTTTGTGGATAAGCAACAGAACATATGGGCTGGATTAGACAATGCGATTGCATTAATCAGCTATGGAAGTGCAATCCATTATATAAGACCTAGCACAGAAGTGGACGTCACGGGCTACTCCGCCTACGTTCGCAAAGAAAGGTTATATATTGCATCTTCAAATGGTTTGTTTAGCGCACCATTAGATAGAAATAAGATAGACCATAGCGAAGCTTGGGGAAGATTTACGTTGATGGAAGGTACCGATGGAGGAGAGGCTTGGAAACTAGATGAGGTAAATAATCATTTGTGGTTAGGACATAATCGCGGGGTTTTTGACGTAGATGATACGAAGGTAACTCCAATAGCGTCTGAAACAGGCACTTGGTTGTTTCTACCATGGCTTGGTAATAATAAAGCCTCAAAAGAGGTGACAAATACCTTGTTGGGAACTTACCAAGGCTTGGACTTAATTGCTCAACCGGAGGGAGCAACTAGCTACCATGGCGCTTTAGAGGGACATCGCGATTCGTACCGATTTATGGTGCGTGATACACTGCATTATATCTGGGCATCTCATCCTTATAGAGGTATCTATCGCATTAGTATTGATGTTGATCGTAAAAAATATAGCCACCAACTGTTTACAGAACGAGACGGCTTACCATCTTCCTATCAGAATTACGTATTTAGCTGGAATAATAAGGCTGTTTTTGCAACCGAGAACGGAGTGTATTATTTTGATCGCCCTAGCAAAACATTTAGGCCTTTTGAGCCGTTGAAGATTTTTGCTGGCATGCCAATACGTTACTTTAAACAAGACCAAGCCGGAAATATATGGTTTTCCAGTGCAAAAAAGGTAGGTGTTGCAAAATACCGCGCTCGCCATCATCGCTATCAGTTAATCTATTTCCCGGAAATAGATGGTTTATATACCACAGGTTTTGAAAATATTTATCCTTACAATGAAAAGAATACATATTTGGGAGCTGAACGGGGTATGCTACACATCAACTTGGATAAATATGTCGATAATATAGAAAAGCCAACCCTCGTGTTTTCTCAAGTGCAGAGTAAAGGTGAACGTGATACGCTGTTATACGCTGGGTTTGGAGCTTATCAATTTTCTAAAAAGTACCCCACCCCAAGTTTAGATGCACATTACGACGAATTTCATTTTCAGTATGCTTCTCCCAGGTATGGAGCCTCCGCCAACTTGTTGTATAGTTACCAATTAGAAGGATATGATAGCCGATGGTCCACCTGGTCCAACGAGCAGGCAAAAGCGTATACCAATCTGCCGAGTGGGAGCTATGTTTTTCGGGTAAAAGCAAAAAATAGTTTGGGACTCGAATCGGACGAACTGACCTGTAAATTTACGATTCTGGCTCCTTGGTATGCTACGCAAATCGCGTGGGTAATCTATACGCTTTTGCTTTTATCTTTTTTCTTTCTCGCAGTGAGATGGCAGCGTTCCGCATGGATAAGCAGACAGGAGAAGCATGAGGAAGAACTCGCCCGCTTACGCTATATCTACCAGTTGGAGTTAGAAAAAAACGAACGCGAAATCATCAAGCTACAAAAGGAGCACCTGGAAGATGAAGTGCTAATTAAAACAAAAGAATTAGCCAGCACAAGTATGCAACTAATGGAAAATACAGGCGCACTGCATAAACTCAGAATGGAATTAGCAAAAATGGAATCGGGCGAAGCCGATGAAGCTGACCTCAAACGGGTGACCGCTTTGCTAAAGGATGTGGACAAAAACACCACACACTGGGATCAGTTTGCGGTACATTTCGATGAGTTGAATGATGGATTTTTACAGCGATTGACCAGTCTACATCCTTCCCTTTCTCGCAATGACTTAAAAGTATGTGCGTATTTACGGCTGCATTTTACGACCAAACAAATCGCTCAACTTCAAAATATATCGGTCCGAGGTGTGGAGGTACACCGATACCGTATTCGTAAAAAGCTGTCAGTAGATACGCAGATTTCTCTCAGTTCGTATCTTAATACCTTATAA